In one window of Sphingomonas glaciei DNA:
- a CDS encoding M50 family metallopeptidase, with amino-acid sequence MLETPPVWFLALAFLGAIGPLVFIHEFGHYIVGRWFGIGAETFSIGFGREVAGWTDKRGTRWKVGWLPLGGYVRFTGDMNPASMGQDLDKLSPQVRARSFHAKPVWQRALVVFAGPAANFLLAILIFAAFIAVNGAPRTPAVVAAVMPGSPAAAVGLVKGDRVVGIDGREIRRFDDLAEYSRLRPGEDVVITVERAGRTFAASTRLATVTEADRFGQTYRVGRLGIATGERVFETVSPLQLVPEATGITWSTIENTSVGLWQIITGRRPLEELGGPIKMAQVAGQVASIGWFEFVQLIAFFSINLGFINLLPVPMLDGGHLALYAVEAARRRPLGAQAQEWLFRGGFAALMTLMLVATLNDLASVGLWRTLGQLLG; translated from the coding sequence ATGCTCGAAACGCCGCCCGTCTGGTTCCTGGCGCTCGCCTTCCTTGGCGCGATCGGGCCGCTCGTCTTCATTCACGAGTTCGGCCACTACATTGTCGGACGCTGGTTCGGGATCGGTGCCGAGACCTTTTCGATCGGCTTCGGCCGCGAGGTCGCCGGCTGGACCGACAAGCGCGGCACCCGGTGGAAGGTCGGCTGGTTGCCACTAGGCGGCTACGTCCGCTTCACCGGCGACATGAACCCGGCCAGCATGGGCCAGGATCTCGACAAGCTGAGCCCGCAGGTCCGCGCCCGCAGTTTCCATGCCAAGCCGGTTTGGCAGCGCGCCCTGGTGGTGTTCGCCGGCCCTGCCGCCAACTTCCTCCTCGCCATCCTGATCTTCGCGGCGTTCATCGCAGTCAACGGCGCCCCGCGCACTCCTGCGGTGGTCGCCGCGGTCATGCCCGGTTCGCCGGCGGCGGCGGTCGGACTGGTGAAGGGCGACCGCGTCGTCGGCATCGACGGGCGCGAAATCCGCCGCTTCGACGACCTTGCCGAGTACAGCCGGCTTCGTCCCGGCGAGGATGTGGTGATCACCGTCGAGCGGGCTGGCCGGACTTTTGCCGCTTCGACGCGGCTGGCGACGGTGACCGAAGCCGACCGCTTCGGCCAGACCTACCGCGTCGGTCGGCTCGGCATCGCCACCGGCGAGCGGGTGTTCGAGACGGTCTCGCCGCTGCAGCTCGTTCCGGAGGCAACCGGGATCACTTGGTCGACCATCGAGAACACCAGCGTCGGCCTGTGGCAGATCATCACCGGGCGCCGCCCGCTGGAGGAACTTGGGGGTCCGATCAAGATGGCGCAGGTCGCCGGACAGGTCGCCAGCATCGGCTGGTTCGAGTTCGTCCAGCTGATCGCCTTCTTCTCGATAAACCTCGGGTTCATCAACCTTTTGCCAGTTCCGATGCTCGACGGGGGTCATCTGGCGCTCTACGCGGTCGAGGCAGCACGCCGTCGACCGCTTGGGGCTCAGGCGCAGGAGTGGTTGTTTCGCGGCGGGTTCGCTGCCCTTATGACCCTGATGCTGGTGGCGACCCTCAACGACCTGGCGTCGGTAGGTCTGTGGCGGACATTGGGGCAATTGTTGGGCTGA
- a CDS encoding TonB-dependent receptor plug domain-containing protein, with the protein MFLTDLPPPPVAAETIIVTAARGGEQRGKSPASVSLIEPVTVERLGEPLLATLLRLTPSASLSVAGPAGSQTQVRLRGAEANHTLLFIDGIRANDPAAGNEPRFELLSADLADRIEIVRGPQSALWGSEAIGGVIALSAQPRTGVGAVAEAGSQGFGRLGGSAGYRQGQVSLGLGGGIQGARGINAFAGGPGDRDGYRNAVLRGRLDWASGPLTLTASGFGIAATSEFDGSDPATFLRADTADSTRNRLAAGRLGARYDDGGWKLALGVSRLGSRNRNLLADVEQNRTSGRRDTLNAEAARDFGSAHRLTVAGEWIGERFTASDTVYGGFTNQRRKRDQAAVTAEYRGETGPVVATLAIRHDAFSEFRDATTFRAGALVALGGGLQLAGSWGEGIAQPTFFDLYGFFPGSYVGNPALKPERSRGGELSLRAISGPWRAAVTAYRQRLRDEIVASPDFTSAVNASGRSKRDGVELEAGWHGGEWLNLSATYAYLDAVEPAGRELRRPRHSGSVAADGVAGRLSYGAALSYTGTRLDRDFDQFPSPLVRLPSNWLASAQLAYRVAPQVELFGRVANAFDRRVVDVVGYRAEGRSLFAGIRLGPRR; encoded by the coding sequence TTGTTCCTGACCGACCTTCCTCCTCCGCCAGTGGCGGCGGAAACCATCATCGTTACCGCTGCGCGTGGCGGTGAACAGCGCGGCAAGTCTCCCGCCAGCGTCAGCCTGATCGAGCCGGTGACTGTCGAGCGCCTCGGTGAGCCACTGCTTGCCACCCTGCTCCGCCTCACCCCGTCGGCCAGCCTGTCCGTCGCCGGACCCGCCGGGTCGCAGACCCAGGTGCGACTGCGCGGCGCCGAGGCCAACCACACCCTCCTGTTCATCGACGGCATTCGCGCCAACGACCCCGCCGCGGGCAACGAGCCGCGTTTCGAACTCCTCTCCGCAGATCTCGCCGACCGGATCGAGATTGTCCGCGGGCCGCAATCGGCCCTGTGGGGCAGCGAAGCGATCGGCGGCGTGATCGCGCTCAGCGCACAGCCGCGCACCGGCGTCGGCGCCGTGGCGGAGGCCGGCAGCCAGGGCTTCGGCCGCCTCGGCGGCTCGGCCGGTTATCGCCAAGGCCAAGTGTCCCTCGGTCTCGGCGGCGGCATTCAGGGCGCGCGTGGGATCAATGCCTTTGCCGGCGGTCCGGGAGACCGCGACGGGTATCGCAACGCCGTCCTGCGCGGACGGCTGGACTGGGCGAGTGGTCCCCTCACCCTCACCGCCTCAGGCTTCGGGATCGCTGCGACAAGCGAGTTCGACGGATCGGATCCCGCGACCTTCCTGCGCGCCGACACCGCCGATTCCACTCGCAACCGGCTGGCGGCTGGACGCCTTGGTGCACGCTACGATGACGGCGGCTGGAAACTGGCGCTGGGCGTCTCGCGGCTTGGCTCGCGCAACCGCAACCTTCTCGCCGACGTCGAGCAGAACCGAACCAGCGGCCGCCGCGATACGCTCAACGCCGAGGCAGCACGCGATTTCGGTTCCGCCCACCGCCTGACCGTCGCCGGCGAATGGATCGGCGAGCGTTTCACCGCCTCCGACACCGTCTACGGCGGCTTTACCAACCAGCGCCGCAAGCGCGACCAGGCGGCGGTCACCGCCGAATATCGGGGCGAGACCGGCCCGGTCGTCGCCACGCTTGCCATTCGTCACGACGCCTTCAGCGAGTTCCGCGACGCCACCACCTTCCGCGCCGGCGCGCTGGTCGCGCTCGGCGGTGGACTGCAGCTTGCCGGCAGCTGGGGCGAAGGCATCGCCCAGCCGACCTTTTTCGACCTCTATGGTTTCTTCCCCGGCAGCTACGTCGGCAATCCCGCGCTCAAGCCCGAGCGCAGCCGCGGCGGCGAGCTGTCGCTGCGGGCGATCAGCGGGCCGTGGCGGGCCGCGGTGACGGCCTATCGCCAGCGCCTACGCGACGAGATCGTCGCCAGCCCCGACTTCACCTCGGCAGTGAATGCGAGCGGCCGGAGCAAGCGCGACGGCGTCGAGCTGGAAGCGGGCTGGCACGGCGGCGAATGGCTGAACCTGTCGGCCACCTACGCCTATCTCGACGCAGTGGAGCCGGCCGGACGCGAACTCAGGCGCCCGCGCCACAGTGGGTCGGTCGCGGCCGACGGGGTGGCGGGGCGCCTCAGCTATGGCGCGGCGCTGAGCTACACCGGGACACGGCTCGACCGCGACTTCGATCAGTTCCCCTCTCCGCTGGTTCGCCTGCCCTCGAACTGGCTGGCGAGCGCACAATTGGCTTATCGGGTCGCCCCGCAAGTCGAACTATTTGGTCGCGTCGCCAACGCCTTCGACCGGCGGGTCGTGGACGTGGTCGGGTACCGCGCGGAAGGGAGGAGCCTCTTTGCCGGCATCCGCCTTGGGCCTCGCCGCTGA
- a CDS encoding ABC transporter ATP-binding protein, whose translation MTPLLEATVSLPPRLAETHVVVASGERIAVIGPNGSGKTTLLRAIAGIEGQSAEATIAGEALASMSPNRRLQNLSFLPASREVRWPIPVRDVIALGLSRPDQARVEELLARLRLTGLADRPIDRLSTGERARALLGRALAPRPRLLLLDEPLSNLDPAWVLRTLDYLDDVARDGTAIVMALHDLAQLSRFDRVWMLDRGQMVADVTPGELFALPRFAEVFEVEPDGAGWTLSPSADRRSSR comes from the coding sequence ATGACGCCTCTCCTTGAGGCGACCGTCTCGCTGCCACCTCGCCTGGCAGAAACGCACGTGGTCGTGGCGTCTGGCGAGCGGATCGCAGTGATCGGCCCCAACGGCAGCGGCAAGACGACCCTCCTGCGGGCGATCGCCGGCATCGAGGGCCAATCTGCCGAAGCGACCATCGCCGGCGAGGCACTGGCAAGCATGTCGCCCAACCGGCGCCTGCAGAACCTTTCCTTCCTGCCGGCCAGCCGCGAAGTGCGCTGGCCGATCCCAGTTCGCGACGTCATCGCCCTGGGGCTTTCGAGGCCCGATCAGGCGCGGGTAGAGGAATTGCTCGCGCGCCTGCGGCTGACCGGGCTCGCCGATCGCCCGATCGATCGCCTCTCCACCGGCGAACGGGCGCGGGCTCTGCTCGGCCGGGCGCTTGCTCCGCGTCCTCGCTTGCTCCTGCTCGACGAGCCCTTGTCCAACCTCGACCCTGCCTGGGTCCTGCGGACGCTCGATTATCTTGACGACGTCGCACGCGACGGCACCGCCATCGTCATGGCGCTGCATGACCTGGCGCAGCTAAGCCGGTTCGATCGCGTGTGGATGCTCGATCGCGGGCAAATGGTCGCCGACGTAACGCCGGGCGAATTATTCGCCTTGCCGCGCTTCGCGGAGGTGTTTGAGGTGGAGCCGGACGGGGCCGGCTGGACCCTCAGTCCTTCGGCGGATCGGCGATCATCGCGGTGA
- a CDS encoding ABC transporter substrate-binding protein, producing MPASALGLAADAALRVASLNLCTDELLLMLGRSEQIVSVSHLSHSPRETALWRAARGHLANDGKLESVLARRPQLILTMGGSGGARQALARRFGARLIELPYASSPSEVVAQAAQVATLLGRPAAAAAYRDRLAHLERSRPGLEEGAFLSGGGLSLSPQGLGASWLRLAGFRQPALTNNRLSLETLATKPPKWLIRSDYRADQASRGTAWLDHPLIRRLTPRTLATDGRPWTCGGLPMLAEVERLRARRGLQ from the coding sequence TTGCCGGCATCCGCCTTGGGCCTCGCCGCTGACGCGGCGCTGCGGGTCGCTTCCCTCAACCTGTGCACCGACGAGCTGTTGCTGATGCTCGGGCGGTCGGAGCAGATCGTCTCGGTCAGCCACCTCAGCCACTCGCCTCGCGAGACGGCGTTGTGGCGCGCGGCCCGTGGGCACCTGGCGAACGACGGCAAATTGGAGAGCGTCCTCGCCCGGCGCCCGCAGCTCATCCTGACCATGGGCGGGAGCGGCGGCGCGCGGCAGGCGCTTGCTAGACGCTTCGGGGCACGGCTGATCGAATTGCCTTATGCGTCCAGCCCTTCGGAGGTTGTTGCGCAGGCAGCGCAGGTGGCAACGCTGCTCGGGCGCCCAGCCGCAGCCGCCGCGTATCGCGATCGACTCGCTCACCTCGAGCGCTCACGGCCGGGCCTGGAGGAAGGCGCTTTCCTGAGCGGCGGCGGTCTCAGCCTGTCGCCGCAGGGTCTGGGCGCATCGTGGCTGAGGCTCGCAGGCTTCCGGCAGCCGGCTCTCACCAACAACCGCCTGAGCCTCGAAACGCTCGCGACCAAGCCGCCCAAATGGCTGATCCGCAGCGATTACCGCGCCGACCAGGCCAGTCGCGGGACCGCCTGGCTCGATCATCCGCTTATCCGCCGCCTAACTCCTCGCACCCTTGCCACCGACGGAAGGCCATGGACCTGCGGCGGCCTGCCGATGCTGGCCGAGGTCGAGCGTCTGCGGGCACGACGCGGCCTTCAATGA
- the rpmE gene encoding 50S ribosomal protein L31, which yields MKSGTHPDYHFITVEMTDGTKYQTRSTWGKEGDTLHLDIDPTAHPAWTGGTGKMLDAGGQVARFNKRFGGLTLGKK from the coding sequence ATGAAGAGCGGGACTCACCCCGATTATCACTTCATCACCGTCGAGATGACCGACGGCACGAAGTATCAGACCCGTTCGACCTGGGGCAAGGAAGGCGACACCCTTCACCTCGACATCGATCCGACCGCCCACCCGGCGTGGACCGGTGGCACCGGCAAGATGCTCGACGCCGGCGGCCAGGTGGCCCGCTTCAACAAGCGCTTCGGCGGCCTGACGCTCGGCAAGAAGTAA
- a CDS encoding OmpH family outer membrane protein: protein MTNKLVLGLLAAAAVATPATAQRLPAAVVAVVDSGRIYAECTACRAALTQLQTQATALQTRQQALAGPIQTEGQAIEAAIQALPAAQRQSPPAALQQRVQRWQQSQQTANQELQTLQTRLQSTQAHVRQQLDTRLGPIINQAMTTRGANLAVDTDATLARSNSIDITNDVLTALNSQVPSVSVTPLPQQAQPAQQRPTGR, encoded by the coding sequence ATGACCAACAAGCTCGTTCTTGGCCTTCTGGCGGCCGCTGCCGTCGCCACGCCCGCCACTGCCCAGCGCCTGCCGGCCGCCGTCGTTGCGGTGGTCGACAGCGGCCGCATCTATGCCGAGTGCACCGCCTGCCGCGCCGCGCTGACCCAGCTGCAGACCCAGGCCACCGCGCTCCAGACGCGTCAGCAGGCGCTCGCCGGCCCGATCCAGACCGAAGGTCAGGCAATTGAAGCCGCGATCCAGGCGCTTCCGGCCGCTCAGCGCCAGAGCCCGCCTGCCGCGCTGCAGCAGCGCGTCCAGCGCTGGCAGCAGTCGCAGCAGACCGCCAACCAGGAACTGCAGACCCTGCAGACCCGCCTCCAGTCGACCCAGGCACACGTCCGCCAGCAGCTCGACACGCGGCTCGGCCCGATCATCAACCAGGCGATGACGACGCGCGGCGCTAACCTTGCGGTCGATACCGATGCGACCCTTGCCCGCTCCAACAGCATCGACATCACCAACGATGTCCTTACCGCGCTGAACTCGCAGGTGCCGTCGGTCAGCGTCACGCCGCTGCCGCAGCAGGCCCAGCCCGCGCAGCAGCGCCCGACCGGACGCTAA
- the fabZ gene encoding 3-hydroxyacyl-ACP dehydratase FabZ, translated as MAALPHRYPMLLVDRVAELVIDERITAIKAVSINEPFFAGHFPGRPIMPGVLIVEALAQAAGVLAVESLGLAGSGKLVYFMAIDGAKFRTPVEPGCLLELKVSFVQKRAAVCKFAGQAFVGGKLAAEANFTAMIADPPKD; from the coding sequence ATGGCGGCGCTGCCCCATCGTTATCCGATGCTGCTCGTCGACCGGGTCGCCGAACTCGTGATCGACGAGCGCATCACCGCCATCAAGGCGGTCAGCATCAACGAGCCGTTCTTTGCCGGGCATTTTCCCGGACGGCCGATCATGCCCGGCGTCCTGATCGTCGAGGCGCTGGCACAGGCTGCCGGCGTGCTGGCGGTGGAAAGCCTCGGCCTCGCCGGGTCGGGCAAGCTGGTCTATTTCATGGCGATCGACGGCGCCAAGTTCCGCACCCCGGTCGAGCCGGGCTGCCTGCTCGAACTCAAGGTCAGCTTCGTCCAGAAGCGCGCCGCGGTGTGCAAGTTCGCCGGTCAGGCGTTTGTCGGCGGCAAGCTTGCGGCCGAAGCCAACTTCACCGCGATGATCGCCGATCCGCCGAAGGACTGA
- the bamA gene encoding outer membrane protein assembly factor BamA yields MRASLLLGTIVGGWASPVLAQQAPAPAATSTTQPAATATTQPATAAPAAAAQPQRVIRSISVRGAQRLEADTVRSYAGLNPGDSYDAEKLDTAIKALYETELFADAQIEGADTGNIVLVVRENPVINRIVLEGNKRIKDDKILPEIRLAPRQIFTRSKARSDVERIIELYKRQGRFAARVEPKVVTLDQNRVDLVFEVTEGDKSKVRAINIIGNEQYDDGRLRKEMFTRESGGVLGFLKSNDSYDPDRLAADQQKLRAFYLTQGYADFRVVSALAELTPDRRDFVITYVVEEGARYRFGDISAESELRDFKPDLVVQLAGIKKGDWFNAKAVEDAVTRMNETAGLLGYAFTEIDPNYERNAETKTMGIAFRVGETPRTYVDRINVSGNTGTRDKVIRREFRVNEGDAFNTVKVKRSQDRIQSLGYFQEKLEIKQEQVAPDRVALNVEVEEKPTGQLQLSAGYSSLERFILAASVEQNNFRGMGQSLSAGINYSRYSKSVQLGFTEPYLFDKQILLGGQIYRRDFNSFNFIGNERNRTYSQDQTGGGLSLGFPVNEFINFGVRYTLNFDEISLANRPEFFTNGVCDPLKAGQYLCDEIGKRTTSLLGYSLVFDNTNGIRASRGQRLGFSQDFAGLGGDVKYIRSRAEGTKYWGIGNGFILSARAEGGYIHPLQKAQRAGLDPIRISDRFFTPQLRGFDIRGLGPRIRRTSYTADASALEAEGQITDALGGRAYYMGRLELEIPLGAGARNLGLRPSAFIDVGSLFKLRQPNLLNIPGTCFYVPTDTTTTAPAPQVLNVGQTSANCAAAPTNTALSFAPGYREEFLGNSAKPRLSVGIGVNWTSPFGPLRIDLAKALLSQEGDDTKTFQFNVGTAF; encoded by the coding sequence ATGAGGGCATCACTTCTGCTCGGCACCATCGTTGGGGGCTGGGCTTCTCCGGTCCTCGCGCAGCAGGCGCCCGCGCCCGCAGCGACGAGCACGACGCAGCCCGCCGCGACGGCAACCACCCAGCCGGCTACCGCCGCGCCGGCCGCGGCCGCGCAGCCGCAGCGGGTCATCCGCTCCATCTCCGTCCGCGGCGCCCAGCGCCTCGAGGCGGATACGGTTCGTTCCTACGCAGGGCTGAACCCCGGCGACAGCTACGATGCTGAGAAGCTCGATACCGCGATCAAGGCGCTGTACGAGACCGAGCTGTTCGCAGACGCGCAGATCGAGGGTGCCGACACCGGCAACATCGTCCTGGTGGTGCGCGAGAACCCGGTCATCAACCGCATCGTGCTGGAAGGCAACAAGCGGATCAAGGACGACAAGATCCTGCCCGAAATCCGGCTCGCGCCGCGGCAGATCTTCACCCGCTCCAAGGCCCGCAGCGACGTCGAGCGGATCATCGAGCTCTACAAGCGCCAGGGCCGCTTCGCCGCTCGGGTCGAGCCCAAGGTCGTCACGCTCGACCAGAATCGCGTCGACCTCGTGTTCGAGGTCACCGAGGGCGACAAGTCCAAGGTCCGCGCGATCAACATCATCGGCAACGAGCAATATGACGACGGCCGCCTCCGCAAGGAGATGTTCACCCGCGAAAGCGGCGGCGTCCTCGGCTTCCTCAAATCCAACGACAGCTACGATCCCGACCGCCTCGCGGCGGACCAGCAGAAGCTTCGCGCTTTCTACCTGACGCAGGGCTATGCCGATTTCCGGGTGGTTTCGGCGCTTGCCGAACTGACCCCGGACCGCCGCGACTTCGTCATCACCTACGTGGTCGAGGAAGGTGCGCGCTACAGATTCGGCGACATCAGCGCCGAATCCGAACTGCGCGACTTCAAGCCGGACCTGGTGGTCCAGCTGGCTGGCATCAAGAAGGGCGACTGGTTCAACGCCAAGGCGGTCGAGGACGCCGTCACCCGCATGAACGAAACGGCCGGCCTGCTCGGCTATGCGTTCACCGAGATCGATCCCAATTACGAGCGCAACGCCGAGACCAAGACCATGGGCATCGCGTTCCGGGTCGGCGAAACCCCGCGCACCTATGTCGATCGCATCAACGTGTCGGGCAACACCGGCACCCGCGACAAGGTCATTCGCCGCGAATTCCGCGTCAACGAGGGCGATGCGTTCAACACCGTCAAGGTGAAGCGCAGCCAGGACCGCATCCAGAGCCTCGGCTATTTTCAGGAGAAGCTGGAGATCAAGCAGGAGCAGGTCGCTCCGGACCGGGTCGCGCTGAACGTCGAGGTGGAGGAGAAGCCGACCGGGCAGCTCCAGCTGTCGGCGGGTTATTCCAGCCTCGAGCGCTTCATCCTTGCCGCCAGCGTCGAGCAGAACAACTTCCGTGGCATGGGACAGTCGCTGTCCGCCGGAATCAACTATTCGCGCTATTCGAAGTCGGTCCAGTTGGGATTCACTGAGCCTTACCTGTTCGACAAGCAGATCCTGCTTGGCGGCCAGATCTATCGCCGCGACTTCAATAGCTTCAATTTCATCGGCAACGAGCGTAACCGGACCTACAGCCAGGATCAGACTGGCGGCGGCTTGTCACTGGGCTTCCCGGTCAACGAGTTCATCAACTTCGGCGTGCGCTACACGCTGAACTTCGATGAGATCAGCCTCGCCAACCGGCCCGAATTCTTCACCAACGGCGTCTGCGATCCGCTCAAGGCGGGCCAGTATCTGTGCGACGAAATCGGCAAGCGCACGACTTCGCTGCTCGGCTACAGCCTGGTGTTCGACAACACCAACGGCATTCGTGCCAGCCGCGGCCAGCGTCTTGGCTTCAGCCAGGACTTCGCCGGTCTCGGCGGCGACGTGAAGTATATCCGGTCACGCGCGGAGGGCACCAAATATTGGGGCATCGGCAACGGCTTCATCCTCTCGGCGAGGGCCGAAGGCGGTTACATCCATCCGTTGCAGAAGGCGCAGCGCGCCGGGCTTGATCCGATCCGGATTTCCGATCGCTTCTTCACTCCGCAGTTGCGCGGCTTCGATATCCGCGGCCTCGGCCCGCGCATCCGCCGCACCAGCTACACCGCCGACGCCTCGGCGCTGGAGGCCGAAGGGCAGATCACGGACGCGCTCGGCGGCCGGGCCTATTACATGGGCCGGCTCGAGCTCGAGATCCCGCTCGGTGCCGGGGCGCGCAACCTCGGTTTGAGGCCGTCGGCGTTCATCGACGTCGGTTCGCTGTTCAAGCTGCGCCAGCCGAACCTGCTCAACATCCCTGGCACCTGCTTCTATGTGCCGACCGATACCACCACTACGGCGCCGGCGCCGCAGGTGCTGAACGTTGGCCAGACCAGCGCCAACTGCGCTGCGGCCCCGACCAACACCGCACTGAGCTTCGCCCCGGGCTACCGGGAGGAGTTCCTCGGCAACAGCGCCAAGCCTCGCCTGTCGGTAGGCATTGGCGTCAACTGGACTTCGCCTTTCGGACCGCTCCGGATCGACCTTGCCAAGGCCCTGCTGTCGCAGGAAGGCGATGACACCAAGACCTTCCAATTCAACGTAGGGACTGCATTCTGA
- a CDS encoding GNAT family N-acetyltransferase — protein sequence MTQGRPAPTLETGRLRLRAWRREDFRPYHAIMSEPAVHRFFGPEPIGQEELWRRMCAAAGNWLMNGFGGLAVERLSDGKLIGNVGLFTAWRDFEPQFGDEPEMGWIFATETHGTGMAHEATGALLAWAEAALPPQDIWAIISEGNEPSFRLAAKLGFKPLNQVDYHGPTRVLQRPSW from the coding sequence ATGACGCAAGGACGCCCGGCTCCCACCCTGGAGACCGGGCGTCTTCGTTTGCGGGCGTGGCGGCGGGAAGATTTCCGCCCTTATCACGCGATTATGAGCGAGCCGGCGGTGCACCGCTTCTTCGGCCCCGAGCCGATCGGCCAGGAAGAACTGTGGCGGCGGATGTGCGCCGCGGCGGGCAACTGGCTGATGAACGGCTTCGGCGGGCTTGCGGTCGAGCGGCTGAGCGACGGCAAGCTGATCGGCAACGTTGGCCTGTTCACCGCCTGGCGCGACTTCGAGCCGCAGTTCGGCGACGAGCCCGAGATGGGCTGGATCTTCGCCACCGAGACCCACGGCACCGGCATGGCCCATGAAGCGACGGGCGCGCTGCTGGCCTGGGCCGAGGCCGCTCTGCCGCCTCAGGACATCTGGGCGATCATCAGCGAAGGCAATGAGCCGAGTTTCAGGCTCGCAGCAAAACTCGGCTTCAAGCCATTGAACCAGGTCGATTATCACGGACCGACGAGGGTCCTTCAGCGCCCTAGCTGGTAG
- a CDS encoding FecCD family ABC transporter permease produces MNRLAAPLLLIVPLALSAAALLLPLAPLRGPDELARLILVELRLPRLLLGLGYGAVLGLTGAALQALFANPLASPDITGASSGAALGAVIGSTFLGVATPLAMGASGAAGAALSLLLLFAVAGRRPDAATLLLAGLAISLATGALTSLALALAPSPFAFYEAFDWLMGSLVDRSLGQAAAALVPAAVASALLVRHSGALDRLALGEDVAASMGVAPGRLRSEVVLLSAVAVGACVAVCGAVGFVGLIAPVLARRLTRGHPGRAMLPAALIGAMILVAADLLTRLAPLGRTIPLGVVTASLGTPIFLWVLLRMRGRLAS; encoded by the coding sequence ATGAACCGCCTGGCCGCCCCCCTTTTGCTCATCGTGCCGCTGGCTCTCAGCGCCGCGGCCTTGTTGCTGCCGCTCGCCCCGCTCCGCGGACCCGACGAGCTTGCGCGGCTGATACTGGTCGAGCTGCGCCTGCCAAGGCTGCTGCTCGGGCTCGGCTACGGCGCGGTGCTCGGACTCACCGGGGCGGCGCTGCAGGCGCTGTTCGCCAACCCCCTCGCCTCGCCCGACATCACCGGGGCGAGCAGCGGCGCGGCGCTCGGCGCGGTGATCGGATCGACCTTCCTCGGTGTGGCGACTCCGCTCGCAATGGGCGCCAGCGGAGCGGCGGGAGCAGCGCTTTCCCTGCTGCTATTGTTCGCGGTGGCCGGACGCCGTCCGGATGCCGCCACGCTCCTCCTCGCCGGTCTGGCGATCAGCCTTGCAACAGGCGCGCTGACCAGTCTCGCCCTCGCGCTCGCCCCCTCCCCCTTCGCATTCTACGAGGCGTTCGACTGGCTGATGGGCAGCCTGGTCGATCGCAGCCTTGGGCAGGCCGCGGCGGCGCTGGTCCCGGCGGCCGTGGCGTCGGCGCTTCTCGTCAGGCACAGTGGAGCGCTCGACCGACTGGCACTGGGCGAGGATGTGGCGGCGTCGATGGGCGTGGCACCCGGGCGGCTGCGGAGCGAGGTCGTCCTGCTCTCGGCTGTCGCGGTCGGTGCCTGCGTCGCGGTCTGCGGCGCGGTCGGCTTCGTCGGCCTGATCGCGCCCGTGCTCGCCCGCCGCCTGACGCGCGGGCATCCGGGCCGGGCCATGCTTCCCGCCGCGCTGATCGGGGCGATGATCCTGGTCGCGGCCGACCTCCTGACCAGGCTGGCTCCGCTTGGGCGTACCATCCCGCTCGGCGTCGTCACCGCCAGCCTCGGCACGCCCATCTTCCTGTGGGTGCTGCTGCGCATGCGCGGGAGGCTGGCGTCATGA